In Peptostreptococcaceae bacterium, a single genomic region encodes these proteins:
- a CDS encoding formate--tetrahydrofolate ligase, whose translation MSYKSDIEIAQEATMQDIREIAKKVGLSEDNIDLYGKYKAKV comes from the coding sequence ATGTCATACAAAAGTGATATAGAAATAGCCCAAGAGGCGACAATGCAGGACATAAGAGAAATAGCAAAGAAAGTGGGACTCTCGGAAGATAATATAGACCTTTACGGAAAGTACAAAGCAAAGGT